The Chloroflexota bacterium genome window below encodes:
- the gmd gene encoding GDP-mannose 4,6-dehydratase — protein MIKALITGISGQDGSYLAELLLSKGYEVHGIVRRASTFSTGRIDHLYRDPHNGEKAQMRLHYGDLASSDSLQNVIQAVEPDEIYNLAAQSHVRVSFDMPEYTGDVTGIGTLRILEAVRRSGRKVRFYQASTSELFGSAKPPQSETTPFEPQSPYAAAKAYAHWLTKNYRDGYGIFASTGILFNHESPRRGETFVTRKITRAVASILAGKQKKLYMGNLDSLRDWGYAPEYVEVMWRLLQLDQPAEIVIGTGESHTVREFLNEAFGYVGLNYEDYVQIDPQYFRPTEVDYLLAEPKKARELLGWEPKIRFHELVRIMMDADLELLGLEVPGEGKRLLAERFDGWHRWEDQVISMDR, from the coding sequence ATGATCAAAGCATTAATTACTGGAATTTCCGGACAGGATGGTTCGTATCTGGCGGAGTTGTTGCTCTCAAAGGGCTACGAAGTTCATGGCATTGTGCGCCGCGCAAGCACGTTTAGCACCGGGCGCATCGACCACCTGTACCGCGATCCGCACAACGGAGAGAAAGCCCAAATGCGCTTGCATTACGGCGACCTTGCCAGTTCGGACAGCTTGCAAAATGTGATCCAGGCCGTCGAGCCGGATGAGATCTATAATCTGGCGGCGCAGAGTCATGTGCGCGTCAGCTTCGACATGCCGGAGTATACCGGCGATGTGACTGGAATCGGTACGCTGCGAATTTTGGAAGCCGTTCGCCGTTCCGGACGAAAGGTGCGTTTTTATCAGGCCTCCACCAGTGAGTTGTTTGGCAGCGCCAAGCCACCTCAGAGCGAAACTACGCCATTCGAGCCACAAAGTCCGTATGCCGCGGCCAAAGCTTATGCTCATTGGCTGACCAAAAATTACCGCGATGGCTATGGTATTTTTGCCAGCACGGGCATTCTCTTCAACCATGAGTCCCCCCGCCGGGGTGAGACTTTCGTCACTCGCAAGATCACGCGCGCGGTCGCGTCGATCCTGGCCGGGAAGCAGAAAAAACTCTATATGGGTAATCTCGACTCGCTGCGCGATTGGGGCTACGCGCCCGAATATGTCGAAGTCATGTGGCGCTTGCTGCAACTCGACCAGCCCGCGGAGATTGTCATCGGCACCGGCGAATCCCACACCGTGCGCGAATTTCTGAATGAAGCTTTTGGATATGTCGGCCTGAATTACGAAGATTATGTTCAAATTGATCCGCAGTATTTTCGTCCTACCGAGGTCGACTATTTGCTGGCCGAGCCGAAGAAGGCGCGCGAGCTGCTGGGTTGGGAGCCGAAAATCCGCTTCCACGAGTTGGTGCGCATTATGATGGATGCCGATCTGGAATTGTTAGGATTAGAAGTTCCCGGCGAGGGCAAGCGCCTGCTGGCGGAGCGTTTCGATGGCTGGCATCGCTGGGAAGATCAAGTTATCAGCATGGATAGATGA
- a CDS encoding class I SAM-dependent methyltransferase produces the protein MTNSYEQYQALLEDVPCNLCGADDFEVVYPPRYEDARPDDILETFRSSGDEILVDQLVRCNQCGLQYLTPRLKSDVVITGYSEGTDEAFISQNKGREITFAKSLNLIEKYKPQRGRILDVGTAGGAFLGVAHRLGWEVAGCEPNKWMAEWGSQHYGIEIQAGTMNDMELADNSFDVLTLWDVLEHTPDPKAVLAECRRVLKPDGVLVVNYPDIAALVSRLMGRRWVFLLSVHLYYFTRETIQKMLAASGFSTRRIKLHWQSLELGYILFRMGPYIPWLSKLGTKIVKALHIEHLQIPYWMGQILVIAQPEIK, from the coding sequence ATGACAAACTCGTATGAACAATATCAAGCCCTGCTCGAAGATGTCCCCTGCAACCTGTGCGGCGCGGACGACTTCGAAGTTGTCTACCCCCCGCGCTACGAAGATGCCCGCCCCGATGATATCCTGGAAACCTTCCGCTCATCGGGCGATGAAATTCTGGTTGATCAACTCGTGCGCTGCAACCAATGCGGATTGCAGTACCTGACCCCGCGCTTGAAGAGCGACGTGGTTATCACCGGATACAGTGAAGGCACCGACGAAGCCTTCATCTCGCAGAATAAAGGTCGCGAGATCACCTTCGCTAAATCACTCAATCTTATCGAGAAATACAAACCCCAACGCGGCCGCATCCTCGATGTTGGCACCGCAGGCGGCGCTTTCCTCGGCGTTGCCCATCGCCTTGGCTGGGAAGTAGCGGGCTGCGAACCCAACAAGTGGATGGCCGAATGGGGCAGTCAGCACTACGGCATCGAAATTCAGGCCGGAACCATGAACGATATGGAACTCGCCGACAACAGTTTTGATGTACTCACCCTGTGGGATGTCCTCGAACACACCCCCGACCCCAAAGCTGTACTCGCCGAATGCCGCCGCGTGCTCAAACCCGATGGTGTCCTGGTTGTCAATTACCCCGACATCGCCGCCCTGGTCTCGCGTCTCATGGGGCGCAGGTGGGTTTTCCTGCTCTCGGTGCATCTCTACTACTTCACCCGCGAGACCATCCAAAAGATGCTCGCCGCCAGCGGCTTCTCCACCCGGCGCATCAAATTGCACTGGCAAAGCCTCGAGCTGGGTTATATCCTTTTCCGTATGGGACCGTATATCCCCTGGCTTTCCAAGCTGGGCACCAAAATCGTCAAAGCCCTGCACATCGAACATTTACAAATCCCCTATTGGATGGGCCAAATCCTTGTCATCGCCCAACCAGAAATAAAATAA
- a CDS encoding class I SAM-dependent methyltransferase encodes MSTEADIKQEVREFYDQVGWQEVGEGVYQNARYEDLRPVSRDYIHRCHLRVNRHLKPTGHFLLDAGSGPIQYPEYLTYSQGYDFRVCADISHVALKDARKRAGEGHALCVVADVAHLPFANDVFDGLVSLHTLHHLPQDEHIPAYQELYRVLKVDSTGVVVNGWGDARIPRLLVKPMRWMNRIIGILRRIFGIQAPLHPAKPSPTPESEQRKSTFVRKYDAEWLKDQLTPILAFDIFVWRAVSVKHLRTFVHSGFGGRILLRLLFWLEARAPRYFGENGQYPLVVIRKD; translated from the coding sequence ATGAGTACGGAAGCAGACATAAAACAAGAAGTTCGCGAATTCTACGATCAGGTGGGGTGGCAGGAAGTCGGCGAGGGTGTGTATCAAAATGCGCGCTACGAAGACTTGCGCCCGGTCTCGCGTGATTATATTCATCGCTGTCATTTACGCGTCAATCGGCATCTCAAACCGACAGGGCATTTTTTGCTCGATGCTGGTTCTGGCCCGATCCAGTACCCGGAATATTTGACCTACTCACAGGGCTATGATTTTCGTGTCTGTGCCGATATTTCGCACGTCGCCCTGAAAGATGCTCGCAAGCGCGCTGGCGAAGGCCATGCCCTGTGCGTGGTTGCTGATGTGGCTCATTTACCCTTTGCCAACGATGTGTTCGATGGACTGGTCTCGCTGCACACGCTGCATCACCTGCCGCAGGATGAGCACATCCCTGCTTATCAGGAGTTGTACCGTGTCCTGAAGGTTGATTCGACAGGGGTGGTGGTCAATGGCTGGGGGGATGCGCGCATCCCGCGGTTATTAGTCAAACCCATGCGCTGGATGAATCGCATTATTGGCATTCTACGGCGCATCTTTGGCATTCAGGCACCGCTACACCCGGCGAAACCCTCCCCAACTCCGGAGAGTGAACAGCGCAAAAGCACCTTCGTACGCAAATACGATGCTGAGTGGCTCAAAGACCAGCTTACTCCAATCCTGGCGTTTGACATCTTCGTCTGGCGCGCCGTCAGTGTAAAACACTTGCGTACTTTTGTACATTCCGGTTTTGGTGGGCGCATATTACTGCGCCTGTTATTCTGGCTCGAAGCGCGCGCCCCGCGTTACTTTGGCGAAAACGGGCAGTATCCGTTGGTCGTGATTCGGAAAGATTGA
- a CDS encoding ABC transporter ATP-binding protein, with protein sequence MTPPSHVLGPPSPDGLAIRVENLGKQYRIGIAPEKYRTLRESIVNVATWPIQRIRRGLAPTGAEQSDTIWALRDVSFTVEQGSVLGVIGRNGAGKSTLLKVLSRVTEPTVGEVEIRGRVGSLLEVGTGFHPELTGRENIYLNGAILGMKRNEIDGKYDEIVDFSGVEQFIDTPVKRYSSGMYLRLAFAVAAHLEPEILVVDEVLAVGDAEFQRKCIGKMSDVAQEGRTVLFVSHDMSAILRLTEEAIVLEGGKIVYRAPTVEAVDYYMTSGFSEAGERKWEVDEIPDAAAPFTPIALRVRDARQNNVDVVRSTEAIHLEVEYELAEPIQGLRVGLYLMSARGEYVFTSFDTDEPEQYNQFGIRPAGHYCSICTIPPDLLNEGRYTVGLNASSFRVKRYFMDERALTFNVDGMGAPGKQWSERRVGLIRPRLQWRIEEKNRK encoded by the coding sequence ATGACTCCCCCGTCCCACGTCCTCGGTCCTCCGTCGCCGGATGGCCTTGCTATCCGAGTAGAAAACCTCGGCAAACAATACCGCATCGGCATCGCGCCGGAAAAATATCGTACGCTGCGCGAGAGTATTGTCAATGTCGCAACCTGGCCGATTCAACGCATCCGCCGCGGGCTGGCTCCTACGGGCGCGGAGCAATCTGATACGATTTGGGCGTTGCGTGATGTTTCCTTCACTGTAGAACAAGGCTCCGTGTTGGGCGTGATTGGTCGCAACGGAGCCGGAAAAAGTACCCTACTCAAAGTGCTTTCGCGCGTCACCGAACCGACTGTTGGTGAAGTTGAGATTCGCGGTCGAGTGGGTTCTCTACTCGAAGTCGGGACTGGCTTCCACCCCGAACTAACCGGGCGCGAGAATATCTATCTCAATGGCGCCATTTTGGGTATGAAGCGTAACGAAATCGATGGCAAATACGACGAGATCGTGGATTTCTCGGGTGTGGAGCAATTTATTGATACGCCGGTCAAACGCTATTCCAGCGGTATGTATTTGCGGTTGGCCTTCGCCGTGGCGGCCCATTTGGAGCCGGAGATTCTCGTTGTGGATGAAGTTTTGGCTGTGGGTGATGCTGAATTCCAGCGCAAGTGCATCGGCAAGATGAGTGATGTGGCTCAGGAAGGCCGCACGGTGCTTTTTGTCAGCCATGATATGTCGGCCATTTTACGCCTGACCGAGGAAGCGATTGTGTTAGAAGGCGGCAAGATCGTATATCGCGCCCCAACCGTCGAAGCCGTAGATTACTATATGACATCTGGTTTTTCCGAAGCCGGAGAGCGCAAATGGGAAGTCGATGAGATTCCTGACGCCGCCGCGCCATTTACCCCCATTGCGCTACGCGTGCGGGATGCACGCCAAAACAACGTGGATGTCGTCCGCTCCACCGAGGCAATCCACCTCGAGGTCGAGTACGAACTCGCCGAACCCATCCAGGGGCTGCGCGTTGGCCTGTATCTGATGAGCGCCCGCGGCGAGTACGTCTTTACATCCTTCGACACCGACGAGCCAGAACAATACAATCAATTTGGTATCCGCCCGGCGGGGCATTATTGCAGCATTTGCACCATTCCCCCGGATTTGCTCAACGAAGGTCGCTATACTGTGGGTTTGAACGCCAGTTCTTTCCGTGTGAAACGTTATTTCATGGATGAACGTGCCCTGACTTTCAACGTAGATGGCATGGGCGCACCCGGAAAGCAGTGGTCGGAGCGGCGCGTGGGTTTGATCCGCCCGCGTTTGCAATGGCGCATCGAAGAAAAAAATCGTAAATGA
- a CDS encoding GDP-L-fucose synthase produces the protein MNMENTYPNPKEFWAERRVCVTGGAGFLGSFVQAELRERGASEIFIPHIEDYDLTQLSDIQRMLVDARPDVIIHLAALAGGIGANRERPAEFFYKNLMMGVPLMHAAWEQGVEKFVAIGTICAYPKFTPVPFKEENLWDGYPEETNAPYGLAKKMLLVQAQAYREQYDFNAIYVLPVNLYGPRDNFNLETSHVIPALVRKMIEAQQRGDAEVILWGDGSPTREFFYAGDAARGIVLAAERYNGSEPVNLGAGMEISIKDLAEMIARLTDFAGKVVWDTSKPNGQPRRALDTSLAKKYFDFEAQMSFEEGLRRTIEWFRQNQNSIA, from the coding sequence ATGAACATGGAAAATACATACCCGAATCCGAAAGAATTTTGGGCTGAGCGCCGTGTCTGTGTGACCGGTGGGGCTGGTTTTTTGGGATCGTTTGTGCAGGCCGAATTGCGGGAACGCGGCGCAAGCGAGATTTTCATCCCTCATATTGAAGATTACGACCTGACGCAGTTAAGCGACATCCAACGCATGTTGGTGGATGCGCGGCCCGATGTGATTATTCATCTGGCAGCGTTGGCCGGTGGCATTGGGGCCAACCGCGAGCGTCCGGCGGAGTTCTTTTACAAAAACCTGATGATGGGGGTTCCGTTGATGCACGCCGCCTGGGAGCAGGGCGTGGAGAAATTTGTTGCCATTGGCACAATTTGCGCCTACCCTAAGTTCACGCCGGTGCCTTTCAAGGAAGAAAATCTGTGGGATGGTTATCCCGAAGAGACCAATGCGCCTTACGGATTGGCTAAAAAAATGCTGCTGGTACAGGCGCAAGCCTATCGCGAGCAATATGATTTCAATGCCATATATGTGCTGCCGGTCAATCTTTATGGGCCGCGTGATAACTTCAATCTGGAAACTTCACACGTTATTCCGGCACTGGTGCGCAAGATGATCGAAGCCCAGCAGCGCGGCGATGCTGAAGTGATCCTGTGGGGCGATGGCTCCCCGACGCGTGAGTTCTTCTACGCTGGTGACGCCGCCCGCGGTATTGTGTTGGCTGCCGAGCGTTATAATGGTTCTGAACCCGTTAATCTTGGCGCGGGGATGGAGATCAGCATTAAGGATTTGGCCGAGATGATCGCGCGCCTGACAGATTTTGCGGGTAAAGTTGTCTGGGATACCAGCAAACCCAACGGACAACCGCGCCGAGCGCTGGATACGAGCCTGGCAAAAAAATACTTCGATTTTGAAGCCCAAATGTCGTTTGAAGAAGGACTTCGTCGGACGATTGAGTGGTTCCGTCAAAACCAGAATTCCATTGCGTGA
- a CDS encoding NAD(P)-dependent oxidoreductase — protein sequence MSEHILITGGAGYIGSYLTGELLRRGHRVTVVDDLLYGGESLLAYLPNDDFHFVKADVCENRAIRTAAPDDWPVPAAVIHLAAIAGFPACQSVGRQVAWRYNVESTQRVFEQAENMGVERFIYISTYSNYGLSMDGNPVTEETPVNPQSLYAETKVASERYLLAQSESSTCAPLIFRPATLYGLSPRPRFDLIVNQFVLDAFTKRRLMIYQRGYSRSFVHIADSVHGIILGLRAPLEKIRGQIYNVGADDGNLTKDQVVQLILKRLPETIVDNKDITFGGDMRDIAVSFEKIQRELGFTARYTVDNGVREILLALQNGLIRNPTDPRYRNARFIVQ from the coding sequence ATGAGCGAGCATATTCTGATTACCGGAGGGGCAGGGTATATTGGTTCGTATCTAACTGGCGAATTGCTGCGTCGAGGGCATCGCGTGACTGTAGTGGATGATCTGCTCTATGGCGGTGAGTCGCTGTTGGCCTATTTGCCCAATGATGATTTTCATTTCGTCAAAGCCGATGTCTGTGAAAACCGCGCCATCCGCACTGCCGCACCCGATGATTGGCCTGTGCCCGCAGCCGTAATACATCTGGCTGCGATTGCTGGATTTCCGGCCTGTCAGTCGGTAGGACGACAGGTGGCTTGGCGCTATAACGTCGAATCGACTCAGCGAGTTTTCGAGCAGGCCGAAAATATGGGCGTGGAGCGTTTCATCTACATCTCTACGTATAGTAATTATGGCCTTTCCATGGATGGAAATCCTGTAACGGAAGAGACGCCAGTAAACCCGCAATCGCTGTATGCCGAAACGAAAGTTGCCTCAGAACGTTATTTGCTGGCGCAGTCGGAAAGCAGCACATGTGCGCCGCTGATATTCCGCCCGGCGACGCTTTATGGCCTCTCGCCGCGTCCACGTTTCGATCTCATCGTCAATCAGTTTGTGCTGGATGCCTTCACAAAGCGGCGCTTGATGATTTATCAACGCGGTTACTCGCGCTCTTTTGTCCACATTGCCGACTCGGTTCATGGTATTATTTTGGGTCTTCGAGCGCCGCTGGAGAAAATCCGCGGGCAAATTTACAATGTCGGCGCGGATGATGGCAACCTGACCAAAGATCAGGTGGTGCAGCTAATCCTCAAACGCCTGCCGGAGACGATTGTTGATAATAAAGATATTACCTTCGGCGGCGATATGCGCGATATTGCCGTTTCGTTCGAGAAAATCCAGCGCGAGTTGGGTTTTACTGCCCGCTACACGGTGGATAATGGTGTGCGCGAAATTCTGCTGGCTCTGCAAAATGGCCTGATCCGCAACCCCACCGATCCGCGTTATCGCAATGCGCGTTTTATCGTGCAGTGA
- a CDS encoding sulfotransferase translates to MIESLRDRPIFLCGHPRSGTSLLRSLFDGHPQVVVYPFESFFFRGFLPQAAKLNADKRIEFAARYLLQFFKLRPEMAAEFEQFPAEARKIQAFAQICLAVQQHVQDYGYRHDGDLLAAVILAFGQVYQLIGPETCYWLEKSIFNEFFAEQIFNWWPEARCIHVMRDPRDVFVSYHPRRKKVLPRKFALRWQKSAEQGWANQRKYGHGRYLIFKYEHLVQNPENALTELTSFLEIEYADTLKTPSELGMPWEGNSTFTDSLAGISTQPVARWKDELTLLETQTIEQITGRTMQRSDYLTETKPSLASSLHIFRGWLSYYRHVLSNIDPTDISGIDL, encoded by the coding sequence GTGATTGAAAGCCTGCGCGACCGCCCCATCTTTTTATGTGGTCATCCGCGTTCTGGCACCAGCTTGCTGCGCTCCTTGTTTGACGGGCATCCTCAGGTCGTTGTATATCCGTTTGAGAGTTTCTTTTTCCGCGGATTTTTACCTCAGGCCGCCAAACTGAATGCCGATAAGCGCATTGAATTTGCTGCCAGATATTTACTCCAGTTCTTTAAACTGCGCCCAGAGATGGCTGCCGAATTCGAGCAATTCCCTGCCGAGGCACGCAAAATTCAAGCCTTCGCCCAAATCTGTCTGGCGGTTCAGCAGCATGTTCAGGATTATGGCTATCGTCACGACGGCGATTTATTGGCTGCGGTGATTCTGGCGTTTGGACAGGTATACCAGTTGATCGGCCCCGAAACGTGCTACTGGCTGGAAAAATCGATTTTCAATGAATTCTTCGCCGAGCAGATTTTCAATTGGTGGCCGGAAGCGCGCTGCATCCATGTGATGCGCGATCCGCGCGATGTTTTTGTTTCCTATCACCCTCGGCGTAAAAAAGTGCTGCCGCGCAAATTTGCCCTGCGTTGGCAAAAAAGCGCCGAACAGGGATGGGCGAATCAGCGCAAATATGGCCACGGTCGGTATTTGATCTTCAAATACGAGCACCTGGTACAGAATCCGGAAAATGCCCTGACAGAATTGACGAGTTTCCTGGAAATTGAGTACGCGGATACTTTAAAAACCCCTTCGGAGTTGGGCATGCCCTGGGAAGGCAATTCGACCTTTACCGATTCGTTGGCAGGTATCAGCACTCAGCCGGTTGCACGCTGGAAAGACGAACTCACCCTACTAGAAACACAGACCATCGAGCAAATTACTGGAAGAACCATGCAGCGTTCGGACTACTTAACTGAAACAAAGCCATCACTGGCCTCAAGTTTGCATATTTTTCGCGGGTGGCTGAGTTATTATCGCCACGTATTATCAAATATTGACCCTACGGATATTTCCGGGATTGATTTATAG
- a CDS encoding NAD(P)-binding protein has product MKEKIVVLGAGIGGLSAGYFLAKTGKYEVTVLEKARVTGGLCASFEHDGFTLDYGAHKIYSVIPGVLDEIQTLMGDRLLTLPKKNRLFLRGHLVDYPLKLGNLAKVLGFGTFIRLGLGYALELARGILGSPTPKSYEEYMIQRFGRPAYELVFEPLADKVWGGPNTLHPEMARARVPASGGIEVILKLLGIKKETAETNAEFFYYPRAGFGDLPQAMVEMIEASGGQVIVNADVRELARDGAKITAVSGTVAGKPAEFEIDYLVSSIPLPVLGRLLFGSDAAVLPSIDELAFRHLVLVYIFAEKDLLLEDQWIFFPEREYIFSRIFEQKQMNPELGPAGRTAIACDFTCNEDSWQWQASDEELAQKTIEGLVEGGFLKEEDVSRYYVTRTRNFYPRYDLTYVEKMKQVSNQLQETENLLLTGRIGMYNYNNSDHCVDMGRFIAENLSAGHPPVDVWNELEQRVADYKIVD; this is encoded by the coding sequence ATGAAAGAAAAAATTGTTGTACTTGGCGCCGGTATCGGCGGACTTTCGGCGGGTTATTTCCTCGCCAAAACTGGAAAATATGAAGTTACCGTTTTAGAGAAGGCCCGCGTAACCGGCGGGTTGTGTGCCAGCTTTGAGCACGACGGTTTCACCCTTGACTATGGGGCGCACAAAATTTACTCCGTCATCCCCGGCGTGCTGGATGAAATCCAAACCCTGATGGGCGACCGTCTGCTGACCCTGCCCAAAAAGAACCGCCTGTTTCTGCGGGGACATTTGGTGGATTACCCGCTTAAATTGGGGAATCTGGCGAAAGTGCTGGGATTTGGCACCTTTATACGGCTGGGACTGGGCTACGCCCTGGAGTTGGCGCGTGGCATTTTAGGAAGTCCAACCCCGAAGAGCTATGAAGAATATATGATCCAGCGTTTTGGGCGGCCTGCCTACGAATTAGTTTTCGAACCCCTGGCCGACAAAGTCTGGGGCGGCCCCAACACCCTGCACCCCGAGATGGCGCGGGCACGCGTCCCCGCCTCGGGTGGCATCGAAGTGATTCTCAAACTGTTGGGCATCAAAAAAGAGACTGCCGAAACCAACGCCGAATTCTTCTACTACCCGCGCGCCGGATTTGGCGATCTGCCTCAGGCGATGGTGGAAATGATTGAAGCCAGCGGCGGGCAGGTGATTGTCAATGCCGATGTGCGCGAGTTGGCGCGCGACGGCGCAAAAATCACTGCCGTGAGCGGCACGGTGGCTGGTAAGCCTGCCGAATTTGAGATCGATTATCTTGTCTCATCCATTCCTCTGCCCGTGCTGGGGCGTTTGCTCTTTGGCTCGGACGCTGCTGTTTTGCCATCGATCGACGAGTTAGCGTTCCGTCATCTGGTGCTGGTGTATATTTTCGCCGAAAAAGATCTTTTGCTTGAAGATCAGTGGATTTTCTTCCCCGAGCGCGAGTATATTTTCAGCCGCATCTTTGAACAAAAGCAGATGAATCCCGAACTGGGGCCCGCTGGCCGTACGGCGATAGCCTGCGATTTCACCTGCAACGAAGATAGCTGGCAGTGGCAGGCCAGCGACGAAGAACTGGCCCAGAAAACCATTGAAGGCTTGGTTGAGGGCGGTTTCCTAAAAGAAGAAGATGTTAGCAGATATTACGTCACGCGGACGCGCAATTTTTACCCCCGTTACGATCTAACCTATGTTGAGAAGATGAAGCAGGTTAGTAATCAGTTGCAGGAAACCGAAAATTTATTGCTAACCGGGCGCATCGGCATGTATAACTACAACAACTCCGATCACTGCGTGGATATGGGGCGCTTCATCGCCGAGAATCTTTCCGCCGGGCATCCCCCTGTGGATGTATGGAATGAACTCGAACAGCGCGTCGCCGACTATAAGATCGTAGATTGA
- a CDS encoding ABC transporter permease translates to MTETSPTPITAPAETILLRPTRGWTALNLGDLWRYRELIFFLTWRDIKVRYKQTVLGMAWAIIRPVMSMLVYALIFGQLANLDSEGVPYTVFTYAALLPWQLFSKAMNDTGRSMVSNRNMITKIYFPRLVIPISTVLSGLVDFFIAFLVLIGMLFYYKIPLTPAIWTLPLFLLLTMITALGVGLWFSSLNVLYRDVGYMLPFITEMWKYLTPVAYSAGYITGTWKLIYALNPMAGAVDGFRWALLGIELDPSASVTMAISVGVAIVVLVSGLFYFRRMERTFADMV, encoded by the coding sequence ATGACTGAAACTTCCCCTACTCCCATCACGGCCCCTGCCGAAACGATCCTCCTGCGCCCCACGCGCGGCTGGACGGCATTGAATCTGGGCGATTTGTGGCGTTATCGTGAGTTAATTTTCTTTCTCACTTGGCGCGATATTAAAGTGCGCTACAAACAAACAGTTCTGGGGATGGCCTGGGCAATTATTCGTCCGGTAATGTCGATGCTCGTCTACGCGTTGATATTTGGTCAATTGGCGAATCTGGATTCAGAAGGTGTTCCTTACACGGTCTTTACCTACGCGGCGCTTTTGCCCTGGCAGTTATTTTCCAAAGCAATGAACGATACCGGGCGCTCGATGGTCTCCAATCGTAATATGATTACCAAAATCTACTTCCCGCGTTTGGTGATTCCCATATCAACAGTACTCAGTGGACTGGTAGATTTTTTCATCGCTTTCTTGGTTCTCATCGGGATGTTGTTTTACTATAAAATTCCCCTGACCCCGGCCATTTGGACGCTGCCGCTCTTCTTGTTGTTGACCATGATTACGGCGCTAGGTGTTGGATTGTGGTTCTCTTCACTGAATGTGCTATACCGCGATGTTGGCTATATGCTGCCTTTTATCACTGAAATGTGGAAATACCTCACACCCGTAGCCTACTCTGCCGGGTATATCACCGGAACCTGGAAGTTGATCTACGCCCTCAACCCAATGGCGGGGGCGGTGGATGGTTTCCGCTGGGCGCTGCTTGGCATAGAGTTAGACCCTTCGGCATCTGTTACCATGGCGATTTCGGTCGGCGTGGCGATTGTGGTGCTGGTCTCCGGCTTGTTCTATTTCCGTCGCATGGAACGTACATTTGCGGATATGGTTTAA
- a CDS encoding winged helix-turn-helix transcriptional regulator, with product MNLDDAHETRELLLLETIEQNPDVNQTTLADKLDVAVGTVNWHIKRLVEKGFIKLKRAERKKLRYIITPEGLAFRAQLTVNYVENSMLLFRRTRRRTLELLMDIRTEGYESIRILGNGDLVDVIRLTCLEQGMGVEGDPAAPALEIRGWRVYRSEKEMQP from the coding sequence ATGAATCTGGATGACGCACACGAAACCCGCGAGTTGCTTCTGCTCGAAACCATTGAACAGAACCCCGATGTGAATCAGACTACTTTGGCTGACAAGCTGGATGTGGCCGTTGGTACGGTCAATTGGCATATTAAGCGCCTGGTCGAAAAAGGTTTCATTAAGCTGAAACGCGCTGAGCGCAAAAAGCTGCGCTATATCATCACCCCCGAGGGGCTGGCTTTTCGCGCTCAGTTGACTGTGAATTATGTGGAAAACTCGATGTTGCTTTTCCGCCGCACCCGCCGCCGGACGTTGGAACTGCTGATGGATATTCGCACTGAAGGTTATGAAAGCATCCGCATTTTGGGCAACGGCGATCTGGTGGATGTGATTCGTCTGACGTGCCTGGAACAAGGTATGGGCGTTGAAGGTGACCCAGCCGCACCCGCACTGGAAATACGCGGCTGGCGAGTTTACCGTTCAGAGAAGGAGATGCAGCCATGA